CGCCATTAGATATAAAGGCAGTACCGCGCCCTCGAACTTCGCGCCGTAGACGAGCCGTATAAGCTTCGGCGCCAGCGCGAATATTCCCGCGCTGATCGCGAACCCCGCCCAAAAGAGGTATCTGCGTATCTTCGCGACCGCCGCTTTAAGCCGAGCGGCGTCTTTCCCCGAGGCGATATTGGTCAGGTGCGGGAAGACCGCCTGCGTCATGCTCACCGCCAGCACGCCTGAGACGCTGATGAAACGGAAGCCCGCCGCGTAAATGCCCGTCGCCTCATCTCCCTTAAAAATGTTCAGCAGTATCGTGTTCGTCTGGACGTACATCGCGATCAGCAATTGGATGACCGAGATATTCGCGCTCTCTTTGAACAACAACCCGCATTCATCCAAAGACAGCGGTTTTATGGCGCTCTTAGAGGCCACGAAACGCTTCGTGACGGCAAAACCTATGATAAAGAACAACAGGTATACGCCCAACTGCGCCAGCGCGACCGCGCCTATGCTCCTGTATTTGAATATCGCATACATCGACGCGGCGGTCCATACCGTGTAGAGCGATCCGCGCAGGGCTCCCTCGTATTTCATCTTCTGGAAAGCCCTGAAATACGCGAAGAACGAGAACATCAGGGATTCCACCAGGCGCGGCGACATCACAAGATATATAAGGGCCCTTCTTGCCGCCGGGTATCCCGCCGCCCTCAGCGCGGCCTCAATGACAATTATTCCCGTAAAGATAAGCGCCGAGCGCGACGCCAGGATATTATAAAAATAAGCGCCCGCCTTCTCCGGGTCCCTCGCAATGGACCTTATCGCGTAGTCGTTCATCCCGAAGAAGCTGGCGAAATATATTACCGTCGCCACCGAATACGCGAACGAAAAAAGCCCGAGGTCGGCCGCGCCGAGCACGCGCGCGAGCGCGATTATGACCGCCACGCCGCACGCCATGTTAAACGCTTCCGAGGCCGTCAGTATCAGCGCGTTCTTCGCTACGGCCTTATTCATCGGCAAGCGTTATCCTGTCCCTTATAGCATAATTGGCTATCGTGGATAACGCGGCGAAGAAGGCGAACACGGTAAGGCGCGACGGGTAATTCATGTCGGAGACGCAGTGTATCGCGTAAGCGATGAACCCGAACAATAAGCCAACGTTAAGGTTGAACAGGAATCCCTTGGACCTGCGGATATTGCCGATGCTTGTCGCTACTATAACGAAGAACAGCGACAATAGCGAGACGATGCCCAGGAGGCCGGTCTCCGCGTAATATTCGAGGTAAACGGTATGTATCGGGAACTTGAAAGCGCGGGATATGCGATCCGTCGTCTCGTCGTATGATTCCATGACCTCGACATAATTGTTTATTCCCACGCCTACGAGGGGGTGCGCGGTTATTATCTCGGCCGCGACATAGAACTGGCTGACCCTAGCCGCCGCGGCACCCCTGTCCCTGGAGACGACTCTCTTGATTATCTTCGGGGAAAATGCCGCCAAGATGCCCACGGCCAGCAGGACGATCAACAGTGTCTTGAAAAAGAACTTCTGCTCGTAGATGTTCCTTGCCGTGACGATGAAGAACAATAAGAACGACGCTACGACCACCCCGACCCAGCCTCCGCGCGAGAGCGTATAAATCAGCGAGAAGCCGCCCGCGAACATCGCGACGGTCGCCAGCCTGCGCAGGGCAACGTTGCGCCTGACGAACGACATCGCGAACATCAGCGGTATCAGGAACTCAAGGTAGTTGCTGAAGAGGTTAGGATGGCCGAAAAGCCCCGACGGCCTGAATATCTGGTGCTCCTCTTCGTACGATAGGTACGGGGTCTTGAGCTCGCCGAGGTACAGGAGGCCCAGCGTGTCGCGGAAATAGACTTGCATTATGACTATGGCTGTTTGGAGTATCAGCCCGACAGCAAGCGTGGCGACTATGACCTTTATCTCCTTCATCGAGTTTATGTTATTGATGAAGTAAAAATAGACCAGGACGGCCTTTACCATCATCGCTATCTCGATGAACGACCGGTCGAACCTTACGGCGTTGACCAGCGAGAGGATGTCCGCGGCTACCATCGCGAACATCAGGAACATCACCGGCGTCATCCAGATGATCCTGCGGCCCCCCTTCTCGCTGTGGGCCATGCTGTATATCCACAGTCCGTAAAGGACCGCCAGGAACGCGTCGGTCGCGTAGAAAGGCAATACGTCGCCGAGCGACGGTATGGGGCTGTCTATCCTGAATATCGCCTTGTTAATATTGATAGGCAGGAAGAATACCAGCAGGGTCAGGTAATAGAGTTTTTTATCGCGGAAGAACAGCGACCCCACCACGATGAGCAGGCCCGCGCCCATCGTGAGCACGAAACGGAGCGGCAGCAATCCCGATACCGCCGATAACGCCCCTATCGCCGCGCATATGAGTAATGAGAACGCGATGTTCCTGAAACCGGCGTTTTCCTTCTTATCAGACATGCTTGTAGATGAAAGCCGGGATAAAATATCTCTGGTTCGTCAAGACCGCCCCCAGGAAAGTGATCCCCTCTCTCTCAGTCTTGCGCAGTATGTCCTTTATAACCTCGCGCCTTGTCGAGCTCTCCTTCACGACCATGATCCCTAAGTCCGCCTGCTTGCAAACAAGCAGGGTAGCGGCCGAACTCTTCATCGACGGGGTGTCGAAGATGACCAGGTCGTAATGTTTCTTGGCTTCGTCGATCAGGTGGCGTATCTTGTCGGCCTTGAATGCCGCCCTCGAATCCGCCCTTCCCGCCGTTATGACGTCGAGGTTGTTGTTTATAGTGTTCTTGGCCTTCTCGATACCCATATCACCGTCCAGGATATCGCTGAGCCCGGGATTTTCCGGGAGGCCGAAGAGCCTGTTCAATGAAGGCGACTTCGTGTTCGCGTCTATCAGCAGCGTCTTTATATGCGAACGCTTGCTTAAGATCACCGCGATGTCCTTTGCGGTCACGCTCTTGCCTTCCTGCTTCTCAGTGCTTGTCACTGCCACGCAGACCGGATGCCTCTCCTTAACGAGGATCTGGAGCCGTCCGGCAAACAGTTCATACGCGCCGTAATATGAGTCGTCCATGTTCGGGTCGAGGTCGCTGGCCATCCTTGTCTTTAACGCGGGTATGGACGCGAGGACGTGCAGGCCGAGGTATTTCTCCACTTCGAGCGGCGTCTTTACGGAGTGGTCGAGCATTTCCATGGCGAACATGCCGGCAATGCCGAATATGATGAACAGCACGAGCGTCACCAGGTAAGCTATTTTCTTGTTCGGCGTGCTGGGCCATGCAGGCACCGAAGCCTGCTCTATGACCTTGATATTACCGGTGCTCATCGCATCACTGAAACCAACCGTATTCTTGGCGATCTCTTCGCGGATCGCTTTCAGCTGGTTCTCGAGTATCGTTATCTTCGGGTGTTTCTCGCCGTATTTCGTGCGGTACTCGTCCATCTGCTGCATCATGTTGAACAATATGTAGCGTTTCGTGAGCGCGTCGGCTATCTTGGATGCCATCACCGGGTCGTAGTCGATCGCGGCTACGCGGATGACGTCGGTCCTCTCGATGCTGTCTACCCTGATCTGTTTCGCGAGCCGGTTTATCGATAATTCGAGCTTTTCCGATGCCGTAGGCGGCCTCTTGAACCACGACATGACCGGGTTGACAACGTAATCCATAGTGAGCTTTACCGCTTTCCATCCGAGCGGGGAATATTTCAATTCGTCTTTGCGCTTATCGAGTCCGAGGTTAACGGTGACATCCCTGAGCAGGTCCCTGCTTTTTATGACTTCGCTGACCGTGCTCGCGATATCCACCGTCCTGAAAGCGGGTATCGGCGCGTAATACGACGAATCTACCTGCGGGAGGCTCGCGACGAGCAGCCTTACCTCGCTCTTGTATTTCGGCAGGAAAAACGAAAGGAATATCGTGGTAAAGATCAGCGAAAGCACCGCGAATATCGGCAATAGCGACTTTCTTTTGAAGATTATCCTGAGGTTATCACGCGCGCTCATCTCATAACGGTCCATCACGCCCTCCTTTTAAGTTTGATTGCTTCCGTAAAATCCTTTGTGGAAATAATAATTAAACAGGCGCCTGTATATGAATGAACTGACAGCTTTGCTGTTTCGTTCCAGTTTTTTTGCCAGGGATAAAAGTGCATTTATAGTCATATCATTAATGAATATCTTTTGCGCGGCATATCTCGCGTATCTCACCGACAGCTTCGGCCCGCGTTCCGGAAGGAACCTCGCGATGAACGCCGTCTCCTTCAGCAGGTCTTTGTCCCCCGACCCGAGCCAGAGCCGGAACGCCTCTCCGTACCTGCGCACCTTTTCCAAAAACTGCTGCGGCGTCCTGAAATGGTAATGGCGCGAGACCGCTTTTTCGTTATATACGATCTTCAACCCCTTTTTATAGAGGCGGAAGCCGAAATCCGTATCCTCGAACCCTATCGTCCTCGCGAATATCTTCTCGTCGAACCTTTCCGAGAGGAACGCCTTCTTGAGCGAGATATTCATCGACGAGAAATCCGCCCATCCGCAATAATTGCCGTGCTCCAGGTGCCTGAACGCGAGGCCGACATCGTCGAGCCTCATCAGGGGTGTAGTCTTGACATCGGACGGGTATTTCGGGTTCCCTAATACCGCGACCTGCGGGCCCGGGAACCTCTTATGGAAATCCAGGTGCCGGGCAAGGCAATCCTTTTCCGGGACGTTGTCTCCGTCGAGGAACATTATATAAGTGCCCATAGCGGCATCAAGCCCCCTGTTTCGCGCCACGCCTGAGCCTAAACGTTCGTCATTCCTGAAATATTTTACGAGGCCTTTTTTTACGAACGCCCCAACCAGCGCGCGCGTGCCGTCAGTGGAAGCGTCGTCGACTACTATCACCTCGATGTCTCCGGCCGGGATGGCCTGCCGCTCCAAAGCCTCAAGCGCCTTGCCCAATACCTCTCCGCAATTATATGCGGGTATTATGACAGAGAACAACAAGGAGGTTAAAAAACGCCTTCTTCGACCTGTACGATATCGCCCGGTTCAAGCACGATGTCTTTTGACAGGCCGTTCATTATGAGTTTCATGTTCGCTTTTATCGTTTCATATCCTGCGGATCCGGCCTTCGGGCGCAACACTTTCACGCGGCTTGACGAACCGTATTTTGTGAAACCGCCGGCGCTCGAGATCGCCTTGAGCACGGTCATGTTATCCTCCAGGAAATACGTGCCCGGCTTCAGGACCTCGCCGTAGACGTAAAACTTCTTGCTGCGCGATTCCTTGACCGCGACCGAGACGACCGGGTATTTCAGGTAACCGTCGGCGAGGCGCGCCTGTATTTCATCCTGCACTTCGGAAGGCGTCTTGCCTTTCACGTCTACCTTGCCGATATACGGGAAGGTTATCGAGCCGTCCGGAGATACGGTGACTGTCAGCGCCAGCTGCTCGGGCTGTAACACCGCTATGTCGAGGATGTCCTCGTTGCCCACCCTATAGTCCGATGATTTCGGCGCCGGGGCCCCTAACGGGGCAGGCGCAGCCGTTAGCGGAGCAGTCTCCTGCATGCTACTTTCCGGGGCCTGGGGTTTTACGCCCGGCGCGGCGGCCTTCGGCTGCGCAAAGTTAAACTTTTTTGCGGCCTCATCCGCGTCCGCGCGCGGCAGGAATACGCATACCGCCGCCAGTGATATCACTATTGTGAGTCCTTTCATCACTTCGCTCCTTTCGCTAAAAGTACTACGGGTATCGTTTTAATGAATATCGCCATGTCGAGCCAAATAGACCAGTTGTCTATGTATTCCAGGTCGAGTTTTGCCCACTCGTTGAAATCCGTTATGCGGCTGCGGCCGCTCACCTGCCAGATGCAGGTAAGACCGGGCCTCATGCTCAGCCGGCGTCTCTGCCACGGGTCGTATTCATTGACCTCGGACGGAAGCGGCGGACGAGGCCCGACGATGCTCATATCGCCGGTGAGCACATTCCAGAATTGCGGAAGCTCGTCTAAGCTGTATTTTCTCAAAAATTTGCCTATTTTCGTGATCCGCGGGTCGTTCTTTATTTTAAAGACCGGGCCGGTCATTTCATTTTTGTCGCGCAGCTCTTCAAGCTTCGATTCCGCGTCCGCGGCCATCGTGCGGAACTTCAAAAGCTTGAACTTCCTGCCGTTGACGCTGACGCGCTCCTGTTTGAATAATACCGGGCCGGGCGATGTCGCCTTTACGGCGATCGCGACAGCGGCGAATACCGGCGAAAGAAGCAGGAGCGACGCGCCGGAGGCCGTAATATCAAAAAGCCGTTTTAAAAACATCCCCCAGACATCTTTGGGCACGCTCTCGAATGTCTGCATCGGGAAGCCGTGGATATCCGACTGCCGCGCTTTCGCCAGTTTTAATTCAAAATAATCCGTGGCTACGCTGACTGTAATGCCTTCCAGCTCGCAGAGCTGCATGAGCGGCTCTATCTTGATTATCGTCGCGCGCGGGACGACAAAAATGATCTCGTCTATCGGGTTGCCGTGGATTATGTCCGGCACATCCTTAAAAGTCCCTATTACCTTAAATCCATCGATCGTCTCGCCCGTTTTCGTCTCATCTTCGTCGACGAGGCCGATTATCTTGAGGCCCCATTCCGCGTGCGTTTTCGCGAGGTTAAGGAAATTTTGCGCGCGCCTGCCCGTCCCGACTACGAGTATATGCCTGAAATTATACCCGAGGCGGCGGATGAACCTGAATATCAGCACGAGCGCAAGCTTTTCGGCGCTCAAAAATACCCATGTGGCAAGGAACGCTATCAGGATCAGCGCGCGGCTTACGTATTCTATCTTGAGCATGTAGATGACGCTGCTCGTGACGCCGAAGCCGATGAGCGCAGTCTGCATTATATCGAGCAGGATATCCGGGATCGTCTTCGTCCTGAAAGTCCTGTACATCCCGAAATACGAAAGCATCCCGCCCCATACCACAAGGAACAGCGGCAGGAGCCACAGGTAATAATGCAACGGATAAATATCATTTATCCTGTCCCTGAGCGCGTATCCGGCGAAAAAACACGCCGTGATTATGCACAGGTCCGCCAACAGGCTCAACTTCCTGAATACCGTTATGTTTTCTTTAAGCATTAAAACTCAGTCGCCAGGCCGAACGTGACGGTGTTTTTCCGGTATTCGCTGAAATAGGAAGTAGAGTCCTGGTTTGAGAATGAATACAATGCCCTGGCTTTCCATTTATCGTTAATTTCGTATGCCAATCCCGCGCTGGCGCCGACAAGGTCGTCAATCTGCCCTGTGTTGACGTATTCGCCGCGGCCGTAGAACGCAGAGACCGTGCCGGTCAATTTCCGGGTGATCTCATGGTTTATCTGCCCCGAAACCTGCAATTGGTCGAAAATGTCCTCCTGATAGGATATAGTATTGTAGCGCTTTGAGAACATAAGGCTGGCGTTAGTGCGATCGTTGATATCGTCCGTGAGGGCTATTGTGCCAAAGGGCTTCGCGAACTCGTTGCCGCTGTACGCCCTGATAAAATCCACTCCGGTGGACGCGTCCACATAGACCTGTTTCGTGAGGAATTTGCGGAATCCCCCCGTCCATGTGTTTGTCGTCGCGTGCGGCCCATTGTCGAAATCGCGGCGGCTGAAATCGTACGCGGTGAAAATAGTGAAATCGGAACTTAATATGTAGGCGCCTTCTATGCCGGCGGTGTTAAGGAATGATTTCGCGATGTCATTGCGCGAATAAGCGTTGTATTCGTTCGAGTAACGCGTAGAAAGGCCGAAATGCTGGGATACGTCGCGCGCGTAGCCGAAGTTGACGCGGTTCCTGTCTGAGCTGTACCGGCCCCCGACGAAGCCGAACTGGTCCTCGAAACTGCGCGGCTCGTATGTCCTTGTCCATGTGTCGCTTAACGTTATCCTGTCATATTTGGAGAGCTCGGATGCGAACGCCGCAGTCACGTCTCCGGAGTTGTTGTCGAAACCGGAATTATCGGCATAGAACTCGTGATAGTAGTTCCCGGATACCGATGCCGTTGACGTCTTGCCTTCGTAAATGAGCGAGGCGCCTACCGACGGCTTAGTGTAAAAGTCGCCTATCTTGTTGTCTTTGACATAGGTTATGTTGTCGTCATAGGTCTCATAGACGGCGCCGTGGACCTTTACCTCCACCTCATGGAACCGTACGGCATACGTCTCCGGAGAAAAGAGGCACAGGATCCCTATCATCAATACTGTTTTTATGTGTTTGTTCATTTGATTTGCTTGTCGGATCACAGGATAAAACGACGCAAGTAGAAATATCTTTATAAAGGCAGACAAGTCAATATTTTACGTTATCTGTGGGGGTTAGTCAAGCGGTAAAAAACGAAGGTGGCGAAGAGGCAAAGCGCGCCGCCGAGCATCAGGGCGTCCGGAGCGCCCATTTTACTGGCGAGGGCCCCGGCAAGAAGGCTTCCGATGGGCGCCATGCCCATGAAAGCCATGACATAGAAGCTCATGACGCGGCCGCGCTTGTCATCGTCGACGTTGGTCTGGATAAGCGTATTGCTCGAGGCGGTCGTCGCGAGGAATCCGAAGCCGGTCACGACAAGTAAAATTATAGAAACCCATAAAACGCGCGAGAGGGCGAATAAAATCACGCCGGCCGCGAATATCGCGGCGGCAATAGGTATTCCCCTTTCAAGTGTCGGCGGTGTCTTGCGCGACGCGAGGTAAAGCGTCGCGATAAGCGCGCCGACGCCGATGGCGGCCATCAATACGCCGAGCGTAAGCGACCCGCCGTGGTGGATATCCGCGGCGAAGACCGGCATCAGCACGACATACGACATGCCGAGCATGCTTATTATGCTCAGCAGGAATAATATCATCCTGATCGACTTCGAGCCGAACGCGTATTCAACGCCTTCTTTGAGTTCGCGCAGGACGTGCATCTCCTTCCCCTTCTCTTCTTTCGGCGTAAGTTTCATCATCAGCAGGCTCGCGATGACGGCAAGGAAAGTTATCCCGTTAATAAGGAAACATATCCCTTCCCCTGCCAGCGCGACGAGGATGCCCGCGGCCGTCGGGCCGATGAGCCGCGCGCCATTAAATATGGCAGAGTTAAGGGCAATGGCGTTGCCGAGCATCTCTTTCTTCTCGACCATATCTATGAGGAATGACTGGCGCGTCGGGATATCGACGGCGTTCACACAGCCCAGGAACAGGGCCAGGGCGATTATCTCCCAGACTTGTATCTTACCGGTGAGCGTCAGATAAGCGAGGATGAACGCCTGTATCATCGAAAGCGCCTGCGTGGTTATGACGATGCGGTGGCGGTTATACCTGTCCGCGAAGACGCCGGCGAACGGGCTTAAAATAAATGTGGGGATCTGCGAGCAGAACGCCACGATACCGAGGAGCAAGGTAGAACCGGTCATCCGGTAAACAAGCCAGCTCATAGCGACAGACTGCATCCATGTGCCGATGAGCGAAATGCTCTGGCCCATGAAGAACAGGCGGAAATTCCTTAACTTCAGCGTGCGGAAAGTATTATTAAAAAAATTATTCATATCTTAAAGCTTCGATGGGATTCAGCTGGGCGGCCTGGTGCGCGGGCCAGCTGCCGAACACGATGCCGACGAGCAAAGAGAAACCCGTCGCTAAAATTATCGAGAACGCGGAAAGTTTCACCGCCCACCCGGCTATCATCGCTATTAAACTCGATATGCCCGCGCCGAGCGCGATGCCGCAGACGCCGCCGATAAACGCTATCAGCGCGGCCTCGATCAAAAACTGGATCATGATGTCGGTATTGCGCGCGCCTATCGCCTTGCGCAAACCTATCTCGCGCGTGCGCTCGGTCACCGAGACGAGCATTATATTCATGATGCCGATGCCGCCGACGAGCAAAGATATCGCCGCGATCGAGCCCAATAATAACGCCATCGTCCTGGTCGTCGTCTCAAGCATCTGCTTGATCTCCGCCATGTTCCTTATCTGGAATGTGTCCTCGTTATCCTTGCTGAGGCGGTGCTGTTTTATGATGAGCCTGGTTATCGCGTCCTGCGTCTCCTCTATCAGGTCCGGCGATTTTACCTCGACAAATATCGCGTCGATATAATCCTTGCCGAAGACGCGGTACATCGCGGTCGTGACCGGGATGATCACGATGTCGTCCTGGTCGTGCCAGCCGCTGGCGCCTTTCGTCGGGAGGACGCCGACCACCTTGAAATTTATAAGGTTTATTTTTATCGTCTTTCCGACGGGATTCGAGTCGCCGAAAAGTTCGCGCGCGACCGTAAAGCCGATAACCGCGACCTTGTCCCGCAATTTCACTTCCTCTTCGGTGAAGAACCTGCCGACAACCGGGACCGAGTTTCGCATCTCGGCGTAACCCGGGCCGTCGCCTTCTACCGTCGTGCTCCAGTTCTTGTTCCCGTAGACGAGCTGGCCCCTTCCCTGGACGTTGGGATATATCCGGCTTATCTCCTCGCTCATTTTTGATATAGCGGCCACGTCCTGAAAAGTGAACCTGGTCACCGTGCCTGAGCCCATAGAAACGCCGTGTACCCGCGCCGAGCCGGGCATGACGACCAGGAGGTTCGAGCCCAGGGACGACAATTGTTTGGATATAGTCTCCTGCGCGCCTTGTCCCAGCGCGAGCATCGCGATGACCGCCGCGACACCTATCAGTATTCCGAGCACAGACAAAAACGTGCGCATCTTGTGCGACCACATCGCGCTGGCCGCCTGGCGGATGTAATCGAGGAGCTCGGCCTGGCTCGAGAATTTCTGCTCTTTATCGAACGCCTCTTTTATTTTTTCCGCCTCCGGCGAGGGCGCGCATTTTTTCTTGTCTTCGCAATTGGGCTCGTCCGAGATTATCTCGCCGTCACGCATTTTTATGATGCGTTTCGCGTGAACCGCGATCTCGTTCTCGTGCGTTACGATAATGAGAGTTTTGCCTTTTTCGTTCAATTGTTTCAATACCGCTAGTATCTCTTCCTTGCTTTTTGAGTCGAGGTTTCCGGTCGGTTCGTCGGCCAGGATTATCAGCGGGTCATTTACCAGCGAACGCGCTATCGCGACGCGTTGCTGCTGGCCGCCTGAGAGTTCATTCGGCTCGTGCGTCATACGTTCGCCGAGGCCGACTTCCTCCAGCCTCTCGCGCGCGAGTTCTTTCAGGTGGCGCTTGCCCGCGTAGATAAGCGGCAGTTCGGCGTTCTCGAGCGCGGTCATCCTGGGCAAAAGGAAGAACTGCTGGAATACAAAACCTACAAGCCGGTTTCGCGTAGCGGCGAGTTCGTCGTCGGAGAGTTTCGTGACGTCTTTGCCGCTTAGTAGATATGAGCCGGAATCGGGCCTGTCCAAAAGGCCCAACAGGTGCATCAGCGTCGACTTGCCCGAGCCCGACGCTCCCATGATGGCGACAAATTCCCCCGCCTCTATCTTCAGGGATACATTATTGAGCGCGTGCACCTCGGACGCGCCCATGGAATACGACTTTTTTAAATTTTTTATTTCTATCATTTTTTGTTGGAACTCTTGTTCCTTGACGGCATGAACGGGTTTGTCGCGGTGTCGGCGGTGGGAAGGGCGTATTTCTGCGCCTTAACGACTATCTTTTCGCCCGCGGTTATACCCGATAGTATCTCGGTGTTGAGGTCGTCGGAGATCCCGGTCGTGACGGCCTGCCTGACCGGCTCCTTCTCCGGTCCCCGGCTCAACAGGACATAACTTCCCTCTTTATCCTTATGCACCGCCTCGTTCGGCAGCAGCAGGGCGTCTTCTTTCTTCTGTTCCAGGAAATCTATGTTCGCGTTCATTCCCGAACGGAAGAAGGCAGGGACGCTC
The nucleotide sequence above comes from Candidatus Omnitrophota bacterium. Encoded proteins:
- a CDS encoding flippase — encoded protein: MNKAVAKNALILTASEAFNMACGVAVIIALARVLGAADLGLFSFAYSVATVIYFASFFGMNDYAIRSIARDPEKAGAYFYNILASRSALIFTGIIVIEAALRAAGYPAARRALIYLVMSPRLVESLMFSFFAYFRAFQKMKYEGALRGSLYTVWTAASMYAIFKYRSIGAVALAQLGVYLLFFIIGFAVTKRFVASKSAIKPLSLDECGLLFKESANISVIQLLIAMYVQTNTILLNIFKGDEATGIYAAGFRFISVSGVLAVSMTQAVFPHLTNIASGKDAARLKAAVAKIRRYLFWAGFAISAGIFALAPKLIRLVYGAKFEGAVLPLYLMAFTPVFLFLNTGNNYIFYTLDREKTYLKILAAVIVFAIAINLVLLPRFGAAGAAMTTLIPEALFFVILTVTLRRSLKTV
- a CDS encoding O-antigen ligase family protein, encoding MSDKKENAGFRNIAFSLLICAAIGALSAVSGLLPLRFVLTMGAGLLIVVGSLFFRDKKLYYLTLLVFFLPININKAIFRIDSPIPSLGDVLPFYATDAFLAVLYGLWIYSMAHSEKGGRRIIWMTPVMFLMFAMVAADILSLVNAVRFDRSFIEIAMMVKAVLVYFYFINNINSMKEIKVIVATLAVGLILQTAIVIMQVYFRDTLGLLYLGELKTPYLSYEEEHQIFRPSGLFGHPNLFSNYLEFLIPLMFAMSFVRRNVALRRLATVAMFAGGFSLIYTLSRGGWVGVVVASFLLFFIVTARNIYEQKFFFKTLLIVLLAVGILAAFSPKIIKRVVSRDRGAAAARVSQFYVAAEIITAHPLVGVGINNYVEVMESYDETTDRISRAFKFPIHTVYLEYYAETGLLGIVSLLSLFFVIVATSIGNIRRSKGFLFNLNVGLLFGFIAYAIHCVSDMNYPSRLTVFAFFAALSTIANYAIRDRITLADE
- a CDS encoding Wzz/FepE/Etk N-terminal domain-containing protein; the encoded protein is MDRYEMSARDNLRIIFKRKSLLPIFAVLSLIFTTIFLSFFLPKYKSEVRLLVASLPQVDSSYYAPIPAFRTVDIASTVSEVIKSRDLLRDVTVNLGLDKRKDELKYSPLGWKAVKLTMDYVVNPVMSWFKRPPTASEKLELSINRLAKQIRVDSIERTDVIRVAAIDYDPVMASKIADALTKRYILFNMMQQMDEYRTKYGEKHPKITILENQLKAIREEIAKNTVGFSDAMSTGNIKVIEQASVPAWPSTPNKKIAYLVTLVLFIIFGIAGMFAMEMLDHSVKTPLEVEKYLGLHVLASIPALKTRMASDLDPNMDDSYYGAYELFAGRLQILVKERHPVCVAVTSTEKQEGKSVTAKDIAVILSKRSHIKTLLIDANTKSPSLNRLFGLPENPGLSDILDGDMGIEKAKNTINNNLDVITAGRADSRAAFKADKIRHLIDEAKKHYDLVIFDTPSMKSSAATLLVCKQADLGIMVVKESSTRREVIKDILRKTEREGITFLGAVLTNQRYFIPAFIYKHV
- a CDS encoding glycosyltransferase family 2 protein, coding for MFSVIIPAYNCGEVLGKALEALERQAIPAGDIEVIVVDDASTDGTRALVGAFVKKGLVKYFRNDERLGSGVARNRGLDAAMGTYIMFLDGDNVPEKDCLARHLDFHKRFPGPQVAVLGNPKYPSDVKTTPLMRLDDVGLAFRHLEHGNYCGWADFSSMNISLKKAFLSERFDEKIFARTIGFEDTDFGFRLYKKGLKIVYNEKAVSRHYHFRTPQQFLEKVRRYGEAFRLWLGSGDKDLLKETAFIARFLPERGPKLSVRYARYAAQKIFINDMTINALLSLAKKLERNSKAVSSFIYRRLFNYYFHKGFYGSNQT
- a CDS encoding polysaccharide export protein, with the protein product MKGLTIVISLAAVCVFLPRADADEAAKKFNFAQPKAAAPGVKPQAPESSMQETAPLTAAPAPLGAPAPKSSDYRVGNEDILDIAVLQPEQLALTVTVSPDGSITFPYIGKVDVKGKTPSEVQDEIQARLADGYLKYPVVSVAVKESRSKKFYVYGEVLKPGTYFLEDNMTVLKAISSAGGFTKYGSSSRVKVLRPKAGSAGYETIKANMKLIMNGLSKDIVLEPGDIVQVEEGVF
- a CDS encoding sugar transferase, producing MLKENITVFRKLSLLADLCIITACFFAGYALRDRINDIYPLHYYLWLLPLFLVVWGGMLSYFGMYRTFRTKTIPDILLDIMQTALIGFGVTSSVIYMLKIEYVSRALILIAFLATWVFLSAEKLALVLIFRFIRRLGYNFRHILVVGTGRRAQNFLNLAKTHAEWGLKIIGLVDEDETKTGETIDGFKVIGTFKDVPDIIHGNPIDEIIFVVPRATIIKIEPLMQLCELEGITVSVATDYFELKLAKARQSDIHGFPMQTFESVPKDVWGMFLKRLFDITASGASLLLLSPVFAAVAIAVKATSPGPVLFKQERVSVNGRKFKLLKFRTMAADAESKLEELRDKNEMTGPVFKIKNDPRITKIGKFLRKYSLDELPQFWNVLTGDMSIVGPRPPLPSEVNEYDPWQRRRLSMRPGLTCIWQVSGRSRITDFNEWAKLDLEYIDNWSIWLDMAIFIKTIPVVLLAKGAK
- a CDS encoding outer membrane beta-barrel protein — encoded protein: MNKHIKTVLMIGILCLFSPETYAVRFHEVEVKVHGAVYETYDDNITYVKDNKIGDFYTKPSVGASLIYEGKTSTASVSGNYYHEFYADNSGFDNNSGDVTAAFASELSKYDRITLSDTWTRTYEPRSFEDQFGFVGGRYSSDRNRVNFGYARDVSQHFGLSTRYSNEYNAYSRNDIAKSFLNTAGIEGAYILSSDFTIFTAYDFSRRDFDNGPHATTNTWTGGFRKFLTKQVYVDASTGVDFIRAYSGNEFAKPFGTIALTDDINDRTNASLMFSKRYNTISYQEDIFDQLQVSGQINHEITRKLTGTVSAFYGRGEYVNTGQIDDLVGASAGLAYEINDKWKARALYSFSNQDSTSYFSEYRKNTVTFGLATEF
- a CDS encoding MFS transporter; the protein is MNNFFNNTFRTLKLRNFRLFFMGQSISLIGTWMQSVAMSWLVYRMTGSTLLLGIVAFCSQIPTFILSPFAGVFADRYNRHRIVITTQALSMIQAFILAYLTLTGKIQVWEIIALALFLGCVNAVDIPTRQSFLIDMVEKKEMLGNAIALNSAIFNGARLIGPTAAGILVALAGEGICFLINGITFLAVIASLLMMKLTPKEEKGKEMHVLRELKEGVEYAFGSKSIRMILFLLSIISMLGMSYVVLMPVFAADIHHGGSLTLGVLMAAIGVGALIATLYLASRKTPPTLERGIPIAAAIFAAGVILFALSRVLWVSIILLVVTGFGFLATTASSNTLIQTNVDDDKRGRVMSFYVMAFMGMAPIGSLLAGALASKMGAPDALMLGGALCLFATFVFYRLTNPHR